The Methanomicrobia archaeon DNA segment GGTGGTTCAAATACTTCGCATTGGTTATCCTGCGTTTGGTGAACCTTTCGAGCTGCTGCAGTTGCGCGAGCCCCAGTGCCGCCTGCAGCTCGGTCATGCGGTAATTGTAGCCCAGGCTGGTGTGCAGGTACTTCTGACTCTGGCCATGATTGATGAGCAATCGCACTTGCTCCGCTAGTTGAGAATCGTTCGTCGTTACCATGCCGCCCTCGCCCGTGGTCATGTTATTCGTGCCATTGAACGAGAAGCAGCTGAGATCACCGAACGTACCAACGCGCGCTCGCTCGTACTCTGCACCGTGCGCTTGCGCGCAATCTTCAATTAAATAGAGCTGGTGGTCCGCGCATAACGCCTGCAAAGCTTTCACGTCAAACGGATGCCCGAACAGGTGCACGCCCAGTACCGCTTTTGTTTTTGCCGTGATCTTCTCCGCTGCATCGTCTGGATCAATAGTGAACGTCCGCTCGTTCACGTCCACGAAGACGGGTTTCGCATTCTGGAACAGGACCGCATTGGCCGTTGCGATGAATGAAAAATCAGGCACGAGAACCTCATCACCTTCTTTTATATTTAATGCTTTCAGTGCCAAATCCAGTGCGACCGTGCCACTCGTGGTGGTCACCGCATGGTTTACGCCTACGTAGCTCGCAAATTTTTCCTCAAACCGCATTACCCACGCGCCGCTGGCAAGCACCCCTGATTGTAATG contains these protein-coding regions:
- a CDS encoding DegT/DnrJ/EryC1/StrS family aminotransferase — encoded protein: MNSESPLSDPTLLVPLAKPVLGETEITNVLEALQSGVLASGAWVMRFEEKFASYVGVNHAVTTTSGTVALDLALKALNIKEGDEVLVPDFSFIATANAVLFQNAKPVFVDVNERTFTIDPDDAAEKITAKTKAVLGVHLFGHPFDVKALQALCADHQLYLIEDCAQAHGAEYERARVGTFGDLSCFSFNGTNNMTTGEGGMVTTNDSQLAEQVRLLINHGQSQKYLHTSLGYNYRMTELQAALGLAQLQQLERFTKRRITNAKYLNHRLNRALEKPYKEKNVRHVYHQYVLKLADSFPMSRDAFMSHLSQNGIGTAVHYPLPIHMQPLYQNLGYERDQCPTATRLAKQVLSLPVHPALSRDELVYIHTTINAVR